In Chitinophagaceae bacterium C216, the genomic stretch GATCAAACATTTGGGCTTTCACTAGCCAGCGTGGGCTTTCAGGCAACCACAATACACCTATTAAGAATAATGCAGAAGGCACTGCACCTAACCCCACCATCCACCGCCAAGCATCTTCCCCAACATTTCGCAAAGAATAGTTTACCAAATTGGTTACAAAAATGCCTATAACAATGGTCAATTGATTTATAGCTACCATTCTGCCTCTTATAGTTGCCGGAGCAATTTCCGCTATATACATAGGAGATAAAACAGAAGCCATCCCTACGCCAATCCCCGCTGCAAATCGAGAAAAAACAAACAGGGCACTACTATTAGAAAAGGCCATGCATAATGAGGATATAAAAAATATACTAGCAGCCAGTAAAAGTCCTTTTTTACGTCCAAACCGATCCGATATACTTCCGGCTATAATACATCCTAGCATACACCCTAAAGCCAAAGATGCAGTTGCAAATCCTTCTTGTACCTCATCAAATCCAAACTGAATCTTCAGAAACGGCAATGCGCCAGCAATTACGGCAAAATCAAAACCGAACAGATATCCCCCCAGTGCCGATATAAAAGCAATTCTGACAATATATGCCGTGTTGTATTGAACTTTCTTCATCATGATGGCAATTTTATAGCAAGCAAAACTCAATATTCATAATCAATTATTCCTTTTCTATGTGTAGCCTCTTATGCAAATTTGGTAAGAATAAAAGGTCAAAAAAATGGAGCGTTTTAGGAAAAAAATGGACTTTATTACATAACAAGCATCCACTCCCACATTACTTTACTAATACCCTTAAATCATCCACTGTTATAGAAACCGAGGGATTGAAGGCCTTACTCTGCATATACTTCTGTAAGCTATAACGTAATTGTCTTGCTGCAGGACGCTCCTCCAATTTATCTGCAATATTTAAGGAAGTCAATAATAGGCTACCCTCTCCCACCTTCGCCTCAATTACATTGGCCATCTTTCTATTCTTAAAGAAATTATCAATTACGCGTACTACGGGAGTTATCTCCGGCAAATTGTCAATAATCATCGTCTTAGATGATGTAATCAGGTCCCACCATTGCCAATCACAATAAAAATCAGTGGGGAAGTATTTAAGTGCAGGATGCTTTGGATTACAGAGGATTCCCATAGTACCTGGCTGGTCGGGGAAATGTACCGGGCTCCAGAATACAGTAGCAAAACGACCTTGCACTCCTTTCAATGTAGAAGTATCCGGATTTAATAAAACTTTCTTCCCTTCTTCCAGCATTTTCAAGGCATCACTTACTGAACGCGTAAAAAATACATCAGCATCATTCAACGCTACACTATTGGGATAGACCCAAACATTCCACTGATTTTTATATGCAGTACCTTCAATAGAAAGCTCTATAGAAAGTTGTGTTGCTTCGCTAAGCTGGTTTAAGGGGAAAGATATACGCCCTACCTCATTACCGCTTCCTATATCAATTTTACTGGCGTGCCATTGAGTACGATAGACCACCTTACCATCAGCTTTTTTAATAACGCACTGCACTACAGTATTCGTTAATGAGGATGCACTATAGTTAGCGATCTCTGCAAGAGCTTCAAAAATTTCATTATTACTATAAATTGCTTTGGGATAACGAATCAAGGGTACTACAGAAGAACAGTACATTCTGTGACGTTCGGGAGTAATCAATTGCTTGCTATCCCAGAAAGCATCAAGAATACCCACCAGTGCCGTACCCTGCCCAGGAAAATCATGCAAATCCAGCAATTGAAATCCACTAATGCCTTTGGTTTTCAAAGCGCGTTCTATCTCTTCCTTATAAAGGTTAGCAGAAAATATACCACTAGCCAGGGTAAAAGAGTCTGCAAGATGTAGCAATTGCTTCTTTCTTAAATCATGTCTGATGGTTTTAAAATTCAATGGATCTAATACTCCGGTATACTTCTCAATTTCACCTAAGCGGGGATACACAGAATATTGTCCAATTTCATGAGTAATTAAAGGCACCGGCAATCCTTTTACCGCATCGATATAATCCTTTGTAAAGTCAGGAGAGTGTGTATTAAATATCCCCTGACCTCTCACCCAACCGTTTTTGGTATACTGAGTGATAAAGTAATCATCTACAGGTTCAGGCCACCTCCCGTGATCTTTTTGAAATGTAAATGTAGTAGAAGTGTATAAATGACGAGGGTCCTGTTTTTTAAGCTTTGTAACCATCCCTGTCAACCAGTCAAAATCCCCCTGCAACTCATTCCCCATCGACCACAAACAAAATGATGGGTGGTTTCCGTATTGCTGAATAATACGTTGGGCTTCTTCCTCTAAAAAACGTAATGTTTCGGGGTACTTGCCCACCTCAAGACTCCAGAAGGGCAATTCAATCTGTAAATAAAAGCCCATAGAATCCGCAACCTCAAATGCTGCCTTAGGAGGACACCATGAATGGAAGCGTATATGATTCAAACCATAATTTCTTGCAGTTTGAAATACTTTTACCCATCCATCTTGATTCATAGGAGGATAACCTGTTAATGGGAAGATATTACATTCTAGTGTTCCTCGAAGGAATGTGGGTCTTCCATTGACATATATATGCTGAACATCTTTACTAATAGCTCTCAGTCCAAAATCTGTGGCAAACTCAGTAGCTGTTTGTCTTCCTGACAGCTGCAGGTGGGCCACTACAGTATAAAGTTGGGGATTAAATTCGTCCCACAAAGCAGCTCCATCTCCTAACGATACATTCAATAAATGCTCTGAAGAAGCCTTATTGATTAACACAGATTCACGTTTCGTTGCAATTAATGCCCCGCCCTTCCGATAAACACGAACTGTAAGTATGCCTCTTTGATCAACAGGAAGCGTATTTTTTACCAAGGTATTGACTTCAATAGTTTTTTTCTTGATATCCGAAAAGACCTGCAACGAATGAATATACACTTTCTCTCTAGCCTGTAATTCTAATGCTCCTATTATTCCATTCCAGATGATCTGTGTACCATCGGTATAAGCATGCCCCATATTTTGAAAAGTTATTTCATGCTGCTTACGATTATCAATACGAATTGTAAGAATATGAGTTCCAGGTTTCGCATAATCTGATATATCAAACACATGGGGTGCACTTAAGCTCTCCTCAGATCCAATCTCTTTTCCATCGATCCATACCTGGGTTTTCCATAAAACTCTTTCCAAATACAATTGAATATTCTTTTGCTTCCAGCCAACCGGTATCGTAATTTTTCTAGTATACCAAGCAGGTCCAATATATGCATGCTTCCTAGTAAGCTTAATTAACACCTCCTTATTCATCTGTGTAGTATCCATAGGTATTTTTTCGCCGATACCTGCATCATCTAATGTTCCGGGTAGTAGAATAGGATTACCAAATTTCTCAAGTTTATACCATTCTTCCTTAATACCAACATCTTCTTTATCAAGCTTCACATACCACTGCCCCTGCAAGGAAATAGTTTGCTGGGCGTAAATAAAAGAAGTCAGTAACAAGCAACCGATTATCAGTAAGAAGCTCCTAAACTTTTGACCAATCATAGTTTTTATTTTTGTTATAAGATTGTTTCCAGTTGTTTAATATCGATGGACCAGGTAGGATTAAAGTCCGCACTATCCATGTACTTCAATATGCTATAATAAAGCTGCCGTGCTGCAGGATCATTTTGAAGCTCGTTGAGGGGGGCCATACATACTAGAAGACTCCCTTTTCCTACCCTGACTTCCCAAATAAGCCCCAACTTATGATTCCTATCGATATTATCAATTACTTGAACGAGGGGCCGATAAGCCTTGGGTAAGGTATCCAAAATAAAAGGTCTGGCATTCTTAACTATAGACCACCATTGCCAGCTGGTGTAAAAATCAGTTGGAAAATATTTAAACAAGGGATGTTGTGGATTCGTCAATATACCTAAAGTTCCTGCAGACACAGGCCTTTTATTACGTACTGCTCCTTCCTTAAAGACCTTCCAGTTCCAAAACTCTGATATGTACTGTCCTCCAACACTTTTGCTTTCAATCATATCATGTCTTGGGAATAGTAATACATTACTACCTGCTAGTAATTTTTTCTTTATTTGTTCATCAATACTTTCTGCGATTATTACTGATGGTGGTATATCTAATGATTGGGATGATGGATATACCCACAAGGGATAAGCATTCTGCTGATCTGTATCTAGTATTTTTACTCTAACTTCCAGCTGTGAGGGCTGCCTAATTCCTTTAAGCACAAATGTAATGTCCCCACCAACGTGTATATTGGAATCCTTCCCGGAGGAGATACGAGTTGTATCAGTTGCCAGTACCCTTTTCTTTTCATCGACGATCAGCCATTGAATCTTTTTATTGATTACATTTTGAGGACTAAAGTTTATTACTTGAATTTTCGCCCTAAACAATTCATCATTCGTCCATACAAAGCGATCCATACAAACTTGTAGCGTAATATCATTACAAGACTGTCTAAAAACAGATGGTTCAATAAGACCTTTAGACTCCATAAAAGCATCTAACAGGCCTACAAGAGCAGTTCCCTGACCGGGAAAATCCTGCAGATCTAGCAGTTGAAAACCTGCAAGTCCCGGAGTTGCCAAGGCCATTTCAATTTCTCTGCGATAAAGCTGTGCAGTTAACATTCCTGAGGCCTTGAAAAATGAGTCAGCCTGATTAAGCATTCCAGCCTTTTGTAGTCTTTCTTTAAATATTTGCATATTTAAAGGCTTAAGCACTCCCGTATATTTTGGAATCTCTGCATAATTTGGATACACCTGATATTGCCCCATTTCGTGGGAGATTATGGGTAAATGCCAACCTTTTATAGCCTCCGAAAAGTTTCGGGTAGTATTCGGATACTGATGATTCAAAATCCCACTATTCAAATCCTCGGTAGTAGCAAAAGAGCCACGAACATCAAATAAACCATTATCGGTTTCCTTCCCAGTTCGCATTGTTGTCCAAAAATCATCATATTGTCCTGGATGAGGATTATTATAAAAAGCATTCGTACCAAAAGCGTATAACCTCCTCCCACCATCATAATGCTTCAATGCCGAAACCAATCGATTATGCACAATTTCATCTCCTGCAAGTTCATTACCCAAAGTAAGCATTACAAAAGAGGGATGATTTCCATAAGCATCAATTATAGCCTTACCTTCATTTAATTGATACTTTGCGAACAGTGTATCTCCTTCTTTAAAATCGGACCAATTCGGCAATTCGGCATGAATATAAATCCCCTCTATATCTGCAGCCTCAAAAGCCGCTTTTGGAGGTGTGTAAGAGTGGAATCTGTAATGGTTTATCCCATAAGACTTTGCAATTCGATAAATACGCTGCCATTCCTCAACAGTTGTTGGAGGAAAGCCTGTTAGAGGGAATACACAACTTTCATTTTTACCACGCAAAAAAGTTACAATATCATTAATCGCGAATCGAGTGCCTTTTGCTTTAAAACTTCTGAAACCTGTGATAATAGATACTTCATCCAGCACCACACCACCTTTTAATAATGATATTGACAATCGATATAATGCCGGATTATATTCACTCCACAGCTGAACATTATTATCTAAAGAATATACGATTTCGCAAATCGAATCGGTAGAAGCATTATCTAAATCGTACGATACTGTCTGAAAGTTCCCCATTGTATTTTTAAACGGATATAATGAAACTTGGAGTTTGTTTGCCTTTGAAAAAGCTGCGGGCGGTCCAATAACCTTGATAAATGCTTTTCGGGAATTTATATCTGTATAGACTTTTACTCCCTCTATCCTCTCCTTGTTGACTGCTTCCAAGTATATGGCACCTATAATACCATTCCAATTAGTTTGCGTATGCTCACTTATAGCATGAGATCCCCCTACATGCACTAGCTTAGGGTTATTATTTACACAGATTGTTATTGTATGCCAACCCGGAGCCAGATAATCTGGCAATTTAAATGATTGTGGTGCCGATAAAATACTGCTTGAGCCCACAAGTACATCATCTATCCATACGGAAGTAACCTTAGTGCGCTCTAGATATAAATAAATGTCTTTTCCTCTCCATGATTCCGGAATATGAATACGACGTTGATACCATGCAGCTCCCGTGTATTGCGATAAGCTATTTAAATGAGATGTAGTTGCTTGCTGGAATGGTATACCTTTTCCCCATAACGCCATCGTTCCAGGCAAGGAAACCGTTTCGGAAAATATACTATCCATCCAACAATTTTGCACCCCTATACCAGATGAATCTATTCTAAATCCCCATGCACCATGCAAGCTAATGCGCTGCCGTATGGTAGTATTTTCTTCCACAGCCCAAGAGCTCACAGTACACAAGTATTGCAAGCCAATCAATAATGTATATCTGATAAAGAAATTCAGCATTTCGTATGTAGCTAGAGGAACTTTTGCACAAAAGCGCCCGGCAGTTACCTATCATCATTTACTCTTCAAACCTATTTCGGAAAACAACAAAAGAGAATAGCTAATTTTTCGAAAAAGATAGATTTTATTACGTTACTGCTTTTTCAATCTCATAAATCGGGTCAAAGCCTCAATGTAATAGTAATCTGCATAAATTAACGGTACATCTATATCTGCATTTCTAGGGTAGTTTCCTACTCCATGCTTTAAGATAAAACCTCCATTAGTACCAATAGAAGCCCTATACTCGGCTGATGACAGTGTCTTCAATATCTCTGAAGCTACTTTAAGATAACGCTTCCCATCCTTATTATCCACATAGCCAGAAAGCTCAATTAATGCGGAGGCGATAATAGCACCAGCGGATGCATCACGCGGCTCTAAGGGAATTTTGGGAGCATTAAAATCCCAATAAGGAACTTTATCTTTAGGCAAGTTGGGGTGATTCAATAGAAAATCTGCGATGCCCTTGGCTTGTTTTAAATAAAGCACATCTTTGGTTCCTCGATACATTAAAGTATATCCATATAATCCCCACGCTTGACCTCTTGCCCAAGCAGATTCATCAAATGCGCCTTGCACTGTTTGTTTCTTTTGCACATTTCCGGTATGAGGATCATAAATCACTAAGTGATAGGAACTAAAATCAGGTCGAAAGTGATGCCGAAGTGTAGTATTAGCATGGGTTACTGCTATCTTATAATAGCTAGAGTCTCCTGAAATTTGAGTAGCAGCCAATAATAATTCTAGATTAACCATATTATCAATGATCACCATAAAACGTCCAGGATCTGAATCCCAAGAACGAATACAACCTACCTTTTCATTAAAACGGCTGGCTAGTGATGCAGCACTATTCAGAATTATTTCTTTATAAGAAGATTGTGGCGATAAACGATCTGCATTACCAAAAGAGCAATACATCATAAAGCCTAAGTCATGCGTAGTCTTATTGTATTGCTCCTTTTCAAGAATTTTCATCTTTCGCAAAGCTTCATGATACAAAATGCTATCGCCGGTATACTCATACAGATACAATAATCCGCCGGGATAGAAGCCTCCCACCCATGGCTCCGAACCACTTGTAGTCAACCGATCTTCCTTTTCTTTCCAGCTAACAGGAAAACGATCGGCTTCTAGTCGTTGCATCATAAACCTATATTGCTGTGCAGACTCCTTTAAACTTTTATCAAATAGTTTAAATACTTTCCTGCTTACTGCGGGGCGCTGCGCTATAATGCTGCTAGTTATTAACAATACATAAGCTAATAGAACAGATATCTTTTTCATTGCAAAGTCTTTAAGTTCAGATTAAAAAAATGAAATAATTTGTTCAGCAATTATTTCATGCCCCTTTTGATTAGGATGATTGCTTTGAGCCATATACTCATTAATATTCTTACCACTCAGTGCCAATTCACGAAATGCAGCATAGCTGTCTACCAAACCAATTTTGTATTTTTCAGCCAATTCTATTAACTGCTTTGTAAACTGTTGCAATACAGCATTGGGACTTCTGATATCTTCCGTTAAATCGGGAGAAGGTGTAAGAAGAATAACTTTAATGTTATGCTTTAAAGCAGTAGCAATCATTTGTTCCATTGCCTTACGAGAGGCCGCTAACCCAATGGCTCTATCATTTAATGCGTAATCAATAAATAAAACATCTGGACGATGAGATAGCACCTCTTTCTTAAAGCGTTTGGCACCTTGTACGGAATTTTCTCCACCGATA encodes the following:
- the lacZ_3 gene encoding Beta-galactosidase, which gives rise to MIGQKFRSFLLIIGCLLLTSFIYAQQTISLQGQWYVKLDKEDVGIKEEWYKLEKFGNPILLPGTLDDAGIGEKIPMDTTQMNKEVLIKLTRKHAYIGPAWYTRKITIPVGWKQKNIQLYLERVLWKTQVWIDGKEIGSEESLSAPHVFDISDYAKPGTHILTIRIDNRKQHEITFQNMGHAYTDGTQIIWNGIIGALELQAREKVYIHSLQVFSDIKKKTIEVNTLVKNTLPVDQRGILTVRVYRKGGALIATKRESVLINKASSEHLLNVSLGDGAALWDEFNPQLYTVVAHLQLSGRQTATEFATDFGLRAISKDVQHIYVNGRPTFLRGTLECNIFPLTGYPPMNQDGWVKVFQTARNYGLNHIRFHSWCPPKAAFEVADSMGFYLQIELPFWSLEVGKYPETLRFLEEEAQRIIQQYGNHPSFCLWSMGNELQGDFDWLTGMVTKLKKQDPRHLYTSTTFTFQKDHGRWPEPVDDYFITQYTKNGWVRGQGIFNTHSPDFTKDYIDAVKGLPVPLITHEIGQYSVYPRLGEIEKYTGVLDPLNFKTIRHDLRKKQLLHLADSFTLASGIFSANLYKEEIERALKTKGISGFQLLDLHDFPGQGTALVGILDAFWDSKQLITPERHRMYCSSVVPLIRYPKAIYSNNEIFEALAEIANYSASSLTNTVVQCVIKKADGKVVYRTQWHASKIDIGSGNEVGRISFPLNQLSEATQLSIELSIEGTAYKNQWNVWVYPNSVALNDADVFFTRSVSDALKMLEEGKKVLLNPDTSTLKGVQGRFATVFWSPVHFPDQPGTMGILCNPKHPALKYFPTDFYCDWQWWDLITSSKTMIIDNLPEITPVVRVIDNFFKNRKMANVIEAKVGEGSLLLTSLNIADKLEERPAARQLRYSLQKYMQSKAFNPSVSITVDDLRVLVK
- the lacZ_4 gene encoding Beta-galactosidase, whose translation is MLNFFIRYTLLIGLQYLCTVSSWAVEENTTIRQRISLHGAWGFRIDSSGIGVQNCWMDSIFSETVSLPGTMALWGKGIPFQQATTSHLNSLSQYTGAAWYQRRIHIPESWRGKDIYLYLERTKVTSVWIDDVLVGSSSILSAPQSFKLPDYLAPGWHTITICVNNNPKLVHVGGSHAISEHTQTNWNGIIGAIYLEAVNKERIEGVKVYTDINSRKAFIKVIGPPAAFSKANKLQVSLYPFKNTMGNFQTVSYDLDNASTDSICEIVYSLDNNVQLWSEYNPALYRLSISLLKGGVVLDEVSIITGFRSFKAKGTRFAINDIVTFLRGKNESCVFPLTGFPPTTVEEWQRIYRIAKSYGINHYRFHSYTPPKAAFEAADIEGIYIHAELPNWSDFKEGDTLFAKYQLNEGKAIIDAYGNHPSFVMLTLGNELAGDEIVHNRLVSALKHYDGGRRLYAFGTNAFYNNPHPGQYDDFWTTMRTGKETDNGLFDVRGSFATTEDLNSGILNHQYPNTTRNFSEAIKGWHLPIISHEMGQYQVYPNYAEIPKYTGVLKPLNMQIFKERLQKAGMLNQADSFFKASGMLTAQLYRREIEMALATPGLAGFQLLDLQDFPGQGTALVGLLDAFMESKGLIEPSVFRQSCNDITLQVCMDRFVWTNDELFRAKIQVINFSPQNVINKKIQWLIVDEKKRVLATDTTRISSGKDSNIHVGGDITFVLKGIRQPSQLEVRVKILDTDQQNAYPLWVYPSSQSLDIPPSVIIAESIDEQIKKKLLAGSNVLLFPRHDMIESKSVGGQYISEFWNWKVFKEGAVRNKRPVSAGTLGILTNPQHPLFKYFPTDFYTSWQWWSIVKNARPFILDTLPKAYRPLVQVIDNIDRNHKLGLIWEVRVGKGSLLVCMAPLNELQNDPAARQLYYSILKYMDSADFNPTWSIDIKQLETIL
- a CDS encoding Unsaturated glucuronyl hydrolase: MKKISVLLAYVLLITSSIIAQRPAVSRKVFKLFDKSLKESAQQYRFMMQRLEADRFPVSWKEKEDRLTTSGSEPWVGGFYPGGLLYLYEYTGDSILYHEALRKMKILEKEQYNKTTHDLGFMMYCSFGNADRLSPQSSYKEIILNSAASLASRFNEKVGCIRSWDSDPGRFMVIIDNMVNLELLLAATQISGDSSYYKIAVTHANTTLRHHFRPDFSSYHLVIYDPHTGNVQKKQTVQGAFDESAWARGQAWGLYGYTLMYRGTKDVLYLKQAKGIADFLLNHPNLPKDKVPYWDFNAPKIPLEPRDASAGAIIASALIELSGYVDNKDGKRYLKVASEILKTLSSAEYRASIGTNGGFILKHGVGNYPRNADIDVPLIYADYYYIEALTRFMRLKKQ